Proteins encoded in a region of the candidate division WOR-3 bacterium genome:
- the purB gene encoding adenylosuccinate lyase: MIKRYETEEIRKIFSEEHKMEVWVLVEKAVAEVQEELRIIPRGLGKKLERIKIDPERVEEIEKITNHDVIAFLEAVREKIGKEEGRWLHFGMTSYDLVDTAWGLILKDGLNIVLKDIDKLLKNLKRLEVKYHKTPQIGRTHGIYAQPITFGYKINSWYQEVLRARERLCQAKKEIAFGKLSGAVGSYTIIPPDIEKKVMKKLDLVPEPVSTQVIPRDRHAFLLTALVLYGCAIERIATEIRNLSRSEIGEVAEPFTKGQKGSSAMPHKQNPITCERVCGLVKVLRGYLIPAFENINLWHERDLTNSSVERVIIPDAFHIVHYITKKIIWVLENLRVYPERMMENINNSLGLYASQNLMNRLIEKGMNRKTAYDLVQKLSFRSMEEKRHLKKIVEEDCETRKFLNAKDIEKIFELKWFLRNIL, translated from the coding sequence ATGATAAAAAGATATGAAACAGAAGAGATAAGAAAGATATTCAGTGAAGAACATAAAATGGAAGTATGGGTACTTGTTGAGAAGGCAGTCGCAGAGGTCCAGGAAGAACTCAGAATAATTCCAAGGGGATTGGGTAAAAAATTAGAGAGGATAAAGATTGACCCTGAGCGGGTAGAAGAGATAGAGAAGATAACAAACCACGATGTTATTGCATTCCTTGAGGCAGTGAGAGAAAAGATTGGTAAAGAAGAGGGAAGATGGCTCCATTTTGGTATGACTTCTTATGACCTCGTTGATACCGCCTGGGGTTTGATATTGAAAGATGGGCTTAACATTGTACTGAAGGATATAGATAAACTATTAAAAAATTTGAAAAGGCTTGAAGTTAAATATCATAAGACACCGCAAATTGGGAGAACCCATGGGATATACGCTCAACCTATCACATTTGGTTATAAAATAAATTCCTGGTATCAGGAAGTATTGAGGGCAAGAGAGCGGTTATGTCAGGCAAAAAAAGAAATCGCATTCGGTAAATTATCAGGTGCTGTTGGTAGTTATACAATTATTCCACCGGACATTGAAAAGAAGGTTATGAAAAAATTAGACTTGGTGCCGGAACCGGTCTCAACTCAGGTAATACCACGAGACCGGCATGCCTTTCTGCTAACCGCCCTTGTGCTATATGGTTGTGCCATTGAGAGAATAGCCACCGAGATAAGAAATCTTTCACGCTCTGAAATTGGTGAAGTGGCTGAGCCATTTACGAAAGGTCAAAAGGGTTCATCAGCAATGCCTCATAAACAAAATCCAATTACCTGTGAGAGGGTATGTGGTCTTGTAAAGGTCCTCAGGGGTTATTTGATACCAGCGTTTGAAAACATCAATCTCTGGCATGAAAGGGATTTGACCAATTCTTCGGTAGAAAGGGTTATCATTCCTGATGCATTTCATATTGTTCATTATATAACCAAAAAAATTATATGGGTCTTAGAAAATTTAAGGGTCTATCCTGAACGGATGATGGAGAATATCAATAACAGTCTTGGGCTTTATGCATCACAGAATTTGATGAATAGATTGATTGAGAAAGGGATGAATAGAAAGACAGCGTATGATCTGGTTCAGAAACTTTCGTTCAGGTCAATGGAAGAAAAAAGGCATTTAAAGAAGATTGTTGAGGAAGATTGTGAGACAAGAAAATTCCTGAATGCAAAGGACATTGAAAAAATCTTTGAACTGAAGTGGTTTTTGCGAAACATTTTATGA
- a CDS encoding class II glutamine amidotransferase: protein MGQCKNKDIPYFTFLFIILSFTISCRKNLEQNHECRFWGIILSENTPAISDIITTHLDSLRKLGAKNPDGWGIAYFIESQSDTILPVIRRGEPSAPLDPRYSEMTKELLRNVKNSAVAHVRKSSSGPTGGIPDPHPFRRQCIKRNFDILFAHNGTINTDILLRLISSINPLYLEQNPPDYAPNYLDSDLFAILMIEVLDMNPDLSIEECIKMAVIKLDSALGTSNAQLNFVMSDGNKLWALNFTKSEPRAITVYYYPDSLVSNFWVVASQPLDTSSQRWVEIPNRTIACLKPGEPVHLIPIYQKFDRAGKDATKNFILQPNPFNKSVNINYYVSKPGIVKINIYDESGRLVRRLMHEFKISGEYVVAWDGRDEANTLLPNGIYFCHIQNENELKNLKIIFVN from the coding sequence ATGGGCCAATGCAAAAATAAGGATATTCCATATTTTACTTTTCTATTTATCATTTTATCCTTTACTATTTCCTGCCGGAAAAATTTGGAACAAAATCATGAGTGCAGGTTCTGGGGTATTATATTGTCTGAAAACACGCCAGCAATTAGTGATATTATCACAACCCACCTTGATTCTTTACGCAAACTCGGAGCAAAAAATCCTGATGGTTGGGGTATTGCTTATTTTATTGAATCCCAAAGCGATACAATCTTACCAGTTATCCGTCGTGGAGAGCCATCTGCACCACTTGACCCCAGATATTCAGAAATGACCAAGGAATTACTCAGAAATGTTAAAAATTCTGCAGTTGCCCATGTGCGTAAGAGTTCCAGCGGACCAACGGGTGGCATTCCTGATCCTCATCCTTTTCGGAGACAATGTATTAAAAGAAATTTTGATATACTCTTTGCCCATAATGGTACAATTAATACGGACATTTTACTAAGATTGATTTCTTCAATCAATCCTCTATATCTTGAGCAAAATCCTCCTGATTATGCTCCAAACTATCTTGATTCTGATTTGTTCGCCATACTAATGATTGAAGTTTTAGATATGAACCCTGATCTTTCAATTGAGGAATGTATTAAGATGGCAGTTATTAAACTCGATTCTGCGCTTGGAACGAGTAATGCGCAATTGAACTTTGTGATGTCTGACGGTAATAAGTTATGGGCATTAAATTTTACAAAATCAGAACCAAGGGCAATAACCGTTTACTATTATCCTGATTCCCTGGTTTCCAATTTCTGGGTCGTTGCTTCCCAACCACTTGATACATCAAGCCAGAGATGGGTTGAAATTCCGAATCGCACAATTGCCTGTTTAAAACCCGGTGAACCTGTCCATTTAATTCCAATATACCAAAAATTTGACCGAGCAGGCAAGGATGCGACAAAAAATTTTATCCTTCAGCCGAATCCGTTCAACAAATCAGTCAATATCAATTACTATGTATCTAAACCCGGAATAGTAAAGATAAATATCTACGATGAATCGGGCAGACTGGTGAGGAGGCTGATGCATGAATTCAAAATCTCTGGAGAATATGTTGTAGCCTGGGATGGCAGGGATGAAGCGAATACTCTCCTGCCAAATGGGATTTATTTCTGTCATATACAGAATGAAAATGAACTAAAGAATTTAAAGATAATTTTTGTCAATTAG
- the thiC gene encoding phosphomethylpyrimidine synthase ThiC, whose protein sequence is MNDLIGKLAKEEGISTETLKKNLKNGTAVLIKSRLHKIKPLILGKGCRTKINANIGTSPDFANLKYELKKLKVAIESGADAVMDLSTGGDINRIRREILNASSVAVGTVPIYQVAIDMRKKKKPFTKASVDEIFETIERHLEDGVDFITVHCGITREAIRGMEKKRRVCGVVSRGGSMMIEWMKANNKENPLYEYYDRLLKLAKKYTATLSLGDGLRPGAISDATDEYQIRELVIIGDLVKEARMNDVSVIVEGPGHIPINEIEANIKLQKTICDGAPFYVLGPLVTDIGAGYDHIVAAIGGALAAYYGADFLCYVTPAEHLGLPSVEDVREGVIALKIAAHAADIGKGLVGAKMRDLNLSKARFSLDWKKMINLLIDPVRAKKIFLRKRSHSALTCTMCGEFCAMKKTQEIFRR, encoded by the coding sequence ATGAATGATTTGATTGGTAAACTGGCAAAAGAAGAAGGGATAAGCACCGAGACATTGAAAAAAAATTTAAAAAACGGAACCGCGGTTTTAATAAAAAGTCGCCTTCATAAAATAAAACCCCTCATATTAGGAAAGGGATGTCGGACGAAGATAAATGCCAATATAGGAACATCGCCTGATTTTGCAAACTTAAAATATGAGTTGAAAAAATTAAAGGTTGCTATTGAGAGTGGTGCTGACGCGGTGATGGATTTGTCAACGGGTGGAGATATTAATAGAATCAGAAGAGAGATTTTGAATGCATCAAGTGTGGCAGTGGGGACGGTACCGATATATCAAGTGGCGATTGATATGCGCAAGAAGAAAAAGCCTTTTACAAAGGCGAGTGTTGATGAAATATTTGAAACAATAGAAAGACATCTTGAAGATGGCGTTGATTTTATTACGGTCCATTGTGGTATCACCAGGGAAGCAATAAGGGGAATGGAAAAAAAGAGAAGAGTCTGTGGTGTGGTGAGTCGTGGTGGTTCAATGATGATTGAATGGATGAAGGCAAATAATAAAGAAAATCCTCTCTATGAATATTACGATCGTCTGCTCAAGTTAGCAAAGAAATACACAGCAACACTTAGTCTTGGCGATGGTTTGAGACCTGGTGCGATTAGTGATGCTACAGATGAATATCAGATAAGAGAACTTGTGATAATTGGTGATTTAGTAAAAGAAGCAAGAATGAATGATGTTTCGGTAATTGTGGAAGGGCCGGGACATATTCCAATAAATGAGATAGAGGCAAATATCAAATTACAAAAAACAATATGTGATGGTGCACCATTTTATGTGCTTGGTCCGTTGGTGACAGATATTGGAGCAGGCTATGACCATATCGTTGCTGCAATCGGAGGTGCCCTTGCTGCTTATTATGGGGCGGATTTTTTATGCTATGTTACTCCTGCTGAACACCTCGGTTTGCCAAGCGTGGAAGATGTGCGTGAAGGTGTTATTGCCTTAAAAATTGCTGCCCACGCTGCAGATATTGGTAAAGGCTTGGTTGGGGCAAAGATGCGTGACCTTAATTTGTCTAAAGCAAGATTCTCTCTTGACTGGAAAAAAATGATCAACCTTTTGATTGATCCCGTAAGGGCGAAGAAAATATTTTTACGTAAACGTTCTCATTCCGCACTCACCTGCACTATGTGTGGTGAGTTCTGTGCGATGAAGAAAACCCAGGAAATTTTCAGGAGGTGA
- a CDS encoding MerR family transcriptional regulator, which translates to MAEKEFYSIKEVAKMLEIPAYVLRYWEKEFPMLRPHRNRLGRRFYSQKDIEIARMIKVILYEQGFTIAGARKKLASITQGPEQLTLPLSDAVKIIKEVKEELKEIRSLLD; encoded by the coding sequence ATGGCTGAGAAAGAGTTTTATTCTATAAAAGAAGTAGCAAAAATGCTTGAAATTCCTGCTTATGTATTGAGATACTGGGAAAAAGAATTTCCTATGCTTAGACCACACAGAAATAGACTGGGCAGGAGATTTTATTCTCAGAAAGATATAGAAATAGCACGTATGATAAAAGTAATTTTGTATGAACAGGGATTTACAATAGCGGGTGCGCGAAAAAAGTTGGCATCTATAACCCAAGGTCCGGAACAATTAACATTGCCGTTAAGTGATGCAGTAAAGATTATAAAAGAAGTGAAAGAGGAGTTAAAAGAAATCCGCTCTCTGTTAGATTAA
- a CDS encoding FlgD immunoglobulin-like domain containing protein has product MFFIFLNIFIMQSPEIKWGRIYGGDNDDYARAVIECSDKGFIAVGSTNSFGNGGYDVYVFKVDSLGYPIWTKTFGGSQDDYGYAICPTDNNNYLILGTTYSFTQGMGDIFLIKINEYGDSIWTETYGDSLEESGYSIVKTYDNKYLICGTTNSSGAGNNDVFLIKIDSTGNIIWFKTYGGNLDDYAYCVNSTFDDGCIITGETYSYGNGGSDVYTVKIDSLGDIEWTGLYGSYLDEKGFCVQQTQDSGYIVCGTGYFTLLGYEWCLLRYNQRGTLIWSRFQGSLNNDTAFSVQEVGQNNYVIGGNFSYEMYVVRTDTSGLNLWMFLYGGTGTDCAYSVKKTSDNGYIIAGITNSYGAGDNNAYLVKTYTDPVGVKELCKKAISPIKIRTFPSPFREKLYIKFAPSEHLDLSDIKIYDINGRLLKKLAPKKSGIVDFIWDGNDENANEVPPGIYFICADNLKEKIIISVIKL; this is encoded by the coding sequence ATGTTTTTTATTTTTCTTAACATCTTCATAATGCAAAGTCCTGAGATTAAATGGGGCAGGATTTACGGGGGTGACAATGATGATTATGCCCGTGCCGTTATAGAATGTTCAGATAAAGGATTTATTGCAGTGGGCTCAACAAATTCTTTTGGCAATGGTGGATATGATGTTTATGTTTTTAAAGTTGATTCATTGGGTTATCCGATTTGGACAAAAACTTTCGGTGGTTCACAGGACGATTATGGTTATGCAATCTGTCCGACCGATAATAATAATTATTTGATTCTTGGGACTACATATTCATTCACTCAGGGCATGGGCGATATATTCTTAATCAAAATAAATGAATATGGTGACTCAATCTGGACAGAAACCTATGGAGACTCACTTGAAGAATCTGGTTATTCAATTGTTAAAACTTATGACAATAAATACCTCATTTGTGGAACAACAAATTCATCAGGCGCAGGCAATAACGATGTCTTTTTGATAAAAATAGACTCGACCGGTAATATTATCTGGTTTAAGACCTATGGCGGGAATTTGGATGATTACGCATATTGTGTGAACAGCACATTTGATGATGGCTGTATTATAACGGGCGAAACATACTCTTATGGTAATGGTGGTAGCGATGTTTACACTGTAAAAATAGATTCGCTGGGAGACATTGAATGGACAGGGCTCTATGGTTCTTACCTTGATGAAAAGGGATTCTGTGTTCAACAGACTCAAGATTCTGGATATATTGTTTGTGGAACTGGATATTTTACACTGCTTGGATATGAATGGTGTCTTTTGAGATATAACCAGCGTGGAACATTAATTTGGAGTAGGTTTCAGGGAAGTTTGAATAACGATACTGCATTCTCAGTTCAGGAAGTGGGTCAAAATAATTATGTAATTGGCGGTAACTTCAGTTATGAAATGTATGTGGTAAGAACAGATACTTCTGGGTTGAATCTCTGGATGTTTCTTTACGGTGGTACAGGCACAGATTGTGCTTATTCAGTAAAAAAAACATCGGACAATGGATACATAATTGCTGGCATAACCAATTCCTATGGTGCTGGTGATAATAATGCTTATCTCGTTAAGACATATACTGACCCGGTGGGAGTTAAGGAATTGTGCAAAAAAGCTATATCTCCCATCAAGATAAGAACATTCCCCTCGCCATTCAGGGAAAAACTATATATCAAATTTGCTCCTTCAGAACATTTGGATCTGTCTGATATAAAAATTTATGATATTAACGGAAGATTATTAAAAAAATTAGCACCAAAAAAATCAGGAATTGTGGATTTTATCTGGGATGGTAACGATGAAAACGCAAATGAAGTTCCTCCAGGGATTTATTTTATTTGTGCTGACAATCTTAAAGAAAAGATAATAATATCAGTGATAAAACTATGA
- a CDS encoding sigma-54 dependent transcriptional regulator codes for MADILIVEDKTSFAEILKVALDDAGFSTLIARNGREAIQIFKREKINLVLLDLRLPDIDGIDVLRELKNIDSEAKFIIMTAFGTVERAVEAMKMGACDFLTKPFDTEQLIILVKKIIGEQRAQYENILLKEMVQNIHGFPEIVGVSEVIKKSIELLKKVAPTEATVLFLGESGTGKELFARACHSLSPRKEAPFVTINCAAIPSELLENELFGSEKGAFTGAVARKIGKFELAHKGTIFLDEIGDLGIDLQAKILRVIQEKTFERLGGTASIKVDVRIIAASNKDLHTLVNERRFREDLYYRLSVFPIIIPPLRDRKEDIPLLVEHFLKKIKSNKKISESALQKLINYDWPGNVRELENTIERANILAGETINSEHILLPLQTKKRAEVLVGNMDLKTAANYGREMAEAELIKKTLEQTEWNKAETARRLRVSYKTLLNRIARYRQKGLL; via the coding sequence ATGGCAGATATACTAATCGTTGAGGATAAAACAAGTTTTGCTGAGATATTGAAGGTGGCACTTGATGATGCAGGTTTCTCAACCTTAATTGCCCGAAATGGGCGTGAGGCTATTCAGATTTTTAAGAGAGAAAAGATAAATCTTGTATTGTTGGATTTACGTCTTCCCGACATTGATGGTATTGATGTCCTCCGTGAATTGAAAAACATTGATTCAGAGGCAAAATTTATTATAATGACGGCATTTGGTACAGTGGAGAGAGCGGTTGAAGCAATGAAAATGGGTGCCTGTGATTTTCTTACCAAACCATTTGATACAGAGCAACTTATTATTTTAGTCAAAAAGATCATTGGGGAGCAAAGAGCCCAATATGAAAACATTCTGCTCAAAGAGATGGTCCAAAATATCCATGGTTTCCCTGAAATTGTAGGTGTGAGTGAAGTGATAAAAAAATCAATTGAGTTACTCAAAAAAGTTGCACCAACTGAAGCAACTGTGCTTTTTCTTGGTGAATCAGGGACTGGAAAAGAACTATTTGCAAGGGCCTGTCATAGTCTATCGCCCCGAAAGGAGGCTCCGTTTGTAACCATAAATTGTGCAGCGATACCAAGTGAATTGTTGGAAAATGAATTATTCGGCTCAGAAAAAGGCGCGTTTACCGGTGCGGTGGCACGGAAGATTGGAAAATTTGAACTTGCTCATAAAGGCACAATATTTCTTGATGAGATTGGAGATCTGGGTATTGATCTGCAGGCAAAAATATTGAGGGTCATTCAGGAAAAAACATTTGAACGTCTGGGTGGAACTGCTTCAATAAAAGTTGATGTCCGCATAATTGCGGCAAGCAATAAGGATTTACATACCCTCGTTAATGAAAGAAGATTTCGGGAAGACCTTTATTACAGATTAAGTGTTTTCCCAATAATAATTCCACCATTGAGAGACAGAAAAGAAGACATTCCTTTGCTTGTTGAACATTTTTTAAAAAAAATAAAATCAAATAAGAAGATTTCGGAATCTGCCCTTCAAAAATTAATTAATTATGATTGGCCCGGAAATGTGCGTGAACTGGAGAATACCATTGAGCGGGCAAATATACTGGCTGGAGAAACTATAAATTCTGAACACATCCTGTTGCCATTACAGACAAAAAAGAGAGCGGAAGTTTTAGTGGGAAATATGGATTTAAAGACCGCAGCAAATTATGGCAGAGAAATGGCTGAGGCAGAACTTATCAAAAAGACTCTTGAGCAAACAGAGTGGAATAAAGCAGAGACGGCAAGGAGACTGAGGGTATCATATAAGACACTCCTGAATAGAATTGCAAGATATAGGCAGAAAGGTCTATTGTAA
- a CDS encoding pyridoxal phosphate-dependent aminotransferase family protein codes for MDIFKKCKATVEAVNRAKSINIYPYFTPIESAQDHRVMINGREYIMIGSNGYLGLAADERLKRAAIEAVQKYGSTCSGSRFLNGTLDIHIRLEKELADFFEKDDGIVFSTGFQTNLGIISAIAGKDDVIIIDRQDHASIIDGCRLSFAEVKKFKHNDMNDLERILKSIPHNKGKLIVVDGVFSMEGDVINLPEIVKLKKKFNTRLLVDDAHGIGVMGEHGRGVCEHFNLLNEVDIIMGTFSKSFASLGGFVVAEKDVITHIRHTARALIFSASMTPASVASALKSLEIIKTEPERRKRLWEVTERVRKGFKDIGLDTGESITPVIPVIIGEDEKCFAFWKSLFENGVFANPVISPATPPGRALIRTSYMATHTDEDINIVLDVFRRCAKEFGLVK; via the coding sequence ATGGATATATTTAAAAAATGCAAAGCCACCGTTGAAGCAGTAAATCGTGCCAAGAGTATAAATATTTATCCTTATTTTACACCAATTGAATCAGCACAGGACCATAGAGTAATGATTAACGGCAGGGAATATATTATGATAGGTTCCAATGGATATCTTGGACTTGCTGCAGATGAAAGATTGAAAAGAGCTGCAATTGAAGCGGTTCAAAAATATGGTTCGACCTGTTCTGGTTCAAGATTTTTAAACGGGACACTTGATATTCATATCAGACTTGAAAAAGAGCTCGCCGATTTTTTTGAAAAAGATGATGGAATTGTATTTTCAACCGGATTTCAAACTAACCTCGGAATAATATCTGCGATTGCGGGTAAAGACGATGTTATTATCATAGATAGGCAGGACCACGCATCCATCATAGATGGTTGTAGACTTTCATTCGCTGAGGTCAAAAAATTTAAACATAATGATATGAATGACCTGGAAAGAATATTGAAATCAATACCCCATAATAAAGGAAAATTGATTGTGGTAGATGGAGTTTTCAGTATGGAGGGCGATGTAATAAATCTACCGGAGATTGTAAAACTGAAGAAAAAATTTAACACGAGGCTGCTTGTAGATGATGCTCATGGCATTGGTGTGATGGGAGAGCACGGGCGTGGTGTATGTGAACACTTCAATTTATTAAATGAAGTTGATATAATCATGGGTACATTCAGTAAATCATTCGCATCACTTGGTGGTTTCGTCGTAGCGGAAAAGGATGTGATAACCCACATTAGACATACTGCCCGCGCACTCATATTTTCGGCAAGTATGACCCCGGCATCAGTTGCCAGTGCGTTAAAATCTCTGGAGATAATAAAGACTGAACCAGAACGCCGGAAAAGACTCTGGGAAGTAACAGAAAGAGTGAGAAAGGGATTTAAAGATATCGGGCTTGATACAGGTGAGAGCATAACCCCGGTTATCCCCGTGATTATCGGTGAAGATGAAAAATGTTTTGCCTTCTGGAAAAGCCTTTTTGAAAATGGTGTATTTGCCAATCCAGTTATTTCTCCTGCCACACCACCGGGCAGGGCACTTATCAGAACAAGTTATATGGCTACGCATACAGACGAAGATATAAATATCGTGCTTGATGTATTTAGACGGTGCGCTAAAGAATTTGGTCTGGTAAAGTGA
- a CDS encoding NAD(P)H-dependent glycerol-3-phosphate dehydrogenase codes for MNIAILGCGNWGSVFGIMQYKNGHSVKIWEFDKKRAEKVQKTRDNSPFLLKYRIPDSILIDWRLENIVKNCDLIVFAVPCQTLRNVLIEMEKIKIKTKEFLSLIKGIDIKTLQLPSGIIKNRFPESKCFVLSGPSIANEIIRNEPTAVVLASYDLDRAKKLQPEIAAENFRIYISDDVIGVELGGAVKNVLALACGISDGLGFGSNAKGALISRGILEIQRLGSKMGANPKTFYGLSGLGDLITTSFSEESRNHLFGKMLGRGKSVKEIKKDFVMVAEGVPTARAVMELAKKYNVEMPISKVVYEIIYKRKSPLQGLKSLMLRPLKNE; via the coding sequence ATTCTCGGATGTGGTAACTGGGGTTCGGTGTTCGGCATTATGCAGTATAAAAATGGTCATAGTGTAAAAATATGGGAATTTGATAAAAAACGTGCTGAGAAGGTTCAGAAAACAAGAGATAACAGTCCATTTCTTTTAAAATATAGAATCCCTGATTCAATCTTGATTGATTGGCGTTTGGAAAATATAGTAAAAAATTGTGACCTAATAGTATTTGCAGTACCCTGCCAGACATTGAGAAATGTTTTAATCGAAATGGAAAAAATAAAAATAAAAACAAAAGAATTTTTGAGTTTAATAAAAGGGATTGATATAAAAACCCTCCAGTTACCATCAGGAATTATCAAAAACAGATTTCCTGAAAGTAAATGTTTTGTGTTATCAGGTCCCTCAATTGCAAATGAGATAATAAGAAATGAACCGACCGCTGTCGTCCTTGCCAGTTATGATTTAGATAGGGCAAAAAAATTACAACCCGAGATTGCTGCGGAAAATTTTAGAATTTACATATCTGACGATGTAATCGGAGTTGAACTTGGTGGTGCGGTTAAGAATGTACTGGCGCTCGCCTGCGGAATAAGTGATGGATTAGGGTTTGGTTCTAATGCCAAAGGTGCATTAATATCACGGGGTATCTTAGAAATTCAAAGGCTTGGCTCAAAAATGGGCGCAAATCCTAAAACATTTTATGGGTTATCAGGTCTTGGCGATTTGATAACCACATCTTTCAGTGAAGAATCGAGAAATCATTTATTTGGCAAGATGCTCGGCAGGGGTAAATCTGTAAAAGAAATAAAAAAAGATTTTGTAATGGTTGCCGAAGGGGTACCGACTGCAAGGGCGGTAATGGAACTTGCAAAAAAATATAATGTTGAAATGCCAATATCAAAGGTTGTTTATGAAATCATTTACAAAAGAAAATCCCCTTTACAGGGTTTAAAGAGTTTAATGTTAAGACCATTAAAAAATGAATAG
- a CDS encoding methyl-accepting chemotaxis protein, producing the protein MNTNEDMRLKGLNFAKKGSMATMLFCLLFEVVFLFGAILKFFPVPIFIPVLTAIVFIFGLVIYILSTKNIYSPVIPYIITTVTATILTFCLSFIQPQLRIPFFLIYFYIILHPGYLLGIKNGIYAIALVDFAYVLMLVLTQNLYPEINLGMELVKLIFLTFVSFLLIVDFDRDLVRLKELQEVLKKVEKGDLHVHIEEKGAPDEIYFLGRTIKTLVETEANIIKLVVDTSKQLSEISAQIASTSNELSTAISEIVSTTQKMTEGVDRQFQELDKSISMGKSLSEISFSVVDNIKKVETHAENFSASANNGLQMSDMALKNIEIIGTRYEYLIGLMAKLHDVSNTITKIIETINKISEKINILSLNASIEAARAGEFGKGFAIVADEIKKLADNTQNSAMEIGEIVKEMIDSIKSVAESSEEVRKAIYDGNQVVKSTTESLRTISNAVIELNGAIKNIKNVISKEEEEITAMLKQIEDSFNISKDNSTAAEQILASLEEQSAATEEFAATSQELLNITERLAKVIQNFKI; encoded by the coding sequence ATGAATACCAACGAAGATATGAGGTTGAAAGGTTTAAATTTTGCCAAAAAAGGCAGTATGGCAACTATGCTATTCTGCCTGTTGTTTGAGGTGGTATTTTTATTCGGTGCAATTTTAAAGTTCTTTCCAGTTCCAATCTTTATACCTGTTCTTACCGCAATTGTCTTTATTTTCGGGCTGGTCATTTACATACTGTCAACCAAAAATATCTATTCGCCTGTAATTCCTTATATCATAACTACCGTGACTGCAACAATTTTAACATTTTGTCTATCATTTATTCAACCTCAATTAAGAATTCCGTTCTTTTTGATATATTTCTATATCATCTTGCATCCGGGCTACCTGCTCGGGATAAAAAATGGAATTTACGCCATTGCCCTTGTAGACTTTGCTTATGTTTTAATGTTGGTTTTGACTCAGAACTTATACCCGGAAATAAATTTGGGGATGGAATTAGTTAAACTAATTTTCTTAACATTTGTTTCTTTCTTACTCATTGTAGACTTTGACCGTGACCTTGTGCGCCTTAAAGAACTGCAAGAAGTTTTGAAAAAAGTGGAGAAGGGAGATTTGCATGTACATATTGAAGAAAAGGGAGCACCGGACGAAATTTATTTTTTAGGCAGAACTATTAAGACTCTCGTTGAGACCGAGGCAAATATAATAAAACTGGTCGTTGATACATCTAAACAATTGAGCGAAATCAGCGCACAGATTGCATCAACATCAAATGAGTTGTCAACGGCAATTTCAGAGATTGTATCTACAACCCAGAAGATGACCGAAGGCGTTGACCGCCAGTTTCAGGAACTTGATAAATCAATTTCTATGGGTAAGTCTTTAAGTGAAATAAGTTTTTCAGTTGTTGATAACATAAAAAAAGTTGAGACTCACGCTGAGAATTTTTCAGCAAGTGCAAATAATGGATTACAGATGAGTGATATGGCATTAAAAAATATAGAGATTATAGGAACCAGGTATGAATATCTTATTGGATTGATGGCAAAATTACATGATGTATCAAATACAATTACGAAAATAATAGAGACTATCAATAAAATATCAGAAAAGATAAATATTCTCTCCCTCAATGCCTCCATTGAGGCTGCTCGTGCGGGTGAGTTCGGAAAGGGTTTTGCCATTGTTGCTGATGAAATAAAGAAACTTGCAGATAATACCCAGAACTCAGCGATGGAGATCGGGGAAATAGTAAAAGAAATGATTGATTCAATAAAAAGTGTAGCGGAAAGCTCCGAAGAAGTAAGAAAGGCAATATATGATGGAAATCAGGTTGTTAAATCCACAACCGAATCATTACGCACAATATCAAATGCGGTTATTGAATTGAATGGGGCAATAAAAAATATCAAAAATGTTATTTCCAAAGAAGAAGAAGAAATTACTGCAATGTTGAAACAAATAGAGGACTCATTTAATATTTCAAAGGATAATTCTACTGCGGCAGAGCAAATCCTTGCTTCGCTTGAGGAACAATCAGCAGCAACTGAGGAATTTGCTGCCACAAGCCAGGAATTGCTAAATATTACTGAAAGGCTCGCAAAGGTAATACAGAATTTTAAAATCTAA